The genomic segment GATCCGGAACGAGGCGATTGAAGTTGAGGACATCCCCACCCTCGAGGCGAGCCGGTAGTAGACGTTCATGCGACCGGGCGCGGCGAATGGATGCCTGGCGGTGCGAAGATGTGCAGCAGCACCACCGCGATCAGCGCCGCGAGCGCGAGGTACTGCGCGGCCCACGGCCAGCGGTGGCGTGCCGCGAGCACCACCCCCGTGTACAGGCACGCCACCGCCCCGGTGCCGAGTGCCCAGAGCATGCCCGTAAACCACTGTTGCATGGGCGGTGTGGTCGTCCCCGCCGCCATCGCGGCGACCAGCATGTAGAAGAGCAGCGCGAGGAAGTACAGCACGAACGCCGCCCCGTTCAGGCAACTGAAAAGGACGCTGGAGCTCCGATCAATGCGGCGCCCCACCAGCGCGTCGCGGACGCGGCCGCCCAAGGTGGACTGTGTGGAACGCTCGTCAGTGGGCATCGAGATGCTGGACATGAAGGGAAGCCTGTTCGAGGGGAAATCAACAAACACCGTTCACCCGAAGAAGCCCGCTCCTGCGCAAACCCGCCGTTGATCGAATCGCTCGACCCGAGCAAGTAGCGATGGGCTTACCAGCCCTTCTCGTCTGGATCCCAGCCGAACGCCTTCTTCATCAACTCGCGGCCGAGTCGCGGCGCGGCGAGGCGCAAACGCATTTCACGTTCGGAGAGCGATCCGTACCGCACGCGGATGTCGGCCCGGCGCCGCTCATCCTCCAACCGGTTGAGTTCGGCGATGCATTCGAGCTTTTCACTGATCGGCATGCGCCGGTATCGCTCGTTCCGAGCTTCTTCGTCGCCCGGCAGAAACCCGGAAATCGGCATCAGGCAACCTCCCGGATCTGTCATCGACTTCACCGCGCCGGTCTCCACATCGACTTCCAGCCGTTTGTAGACACGGGGAAGCACGCGCGCGCCGCTGCTGAGCGTGGTGGCGAACGCGTTCTCCCGAATGGCAGGCTCAGCCCAGCCGAGCGTGATGTTCCAGTACCGCTCGTCGTCCGAAAGCTCCACCTCTTCCAGCCGGAGGTGCTTCAACTCGGATTCGGCGTACAGGTGGCGCACCCACTCCTGCGCCACCCCGAAAGCCTCTTTGACCGTGAGCATGGCCGCTCAGTGCGGGTGGCGCAACGATGGCCGGAGTGCCGTCGCACCGCGAGATATCGCGCTTCCCGCACCAGGTTCAAGCCGCGGACGTTATCCGCCAGCGGGCGCACCACCCCCCACCAGGTGCCCCGTGCGCTCCTGGATGCTGCGCACCTCGCGGGTGCGGCTGCGGAGGGCGCTGATGGCGTCTACCGCGGCTTCGGCGGCGGACATGGTGGTGATGTACGGAACCTTGTAGGTGATGGCCGCCCGCCGCGCCGCGTAGTCGTCGTACTGGCTCTGCTTGCCCAGCGGCGTGTTGATCAGCAGCGCCACGCTTCCCGAGATGATGTGGTCGGCCATGTTCGGCCGCCCCTCGTTCACCTTGAAGATGGCGTCGCACGGAATTCCGCGCTGCCGCAGGTACTTGGCCGTGCCCCCGGTGCCCTGGATGCGGAAGCCCATGTCGTGCAGGCGCCGCGCGATGGGCGTTACCGTGCGCTTGTCGCGGTCGTTCACGGTGATGATCACGTTGCCGCCCGAGGGCAGCTCCATCCCCGCGGAGATCTGGGCCTTGGCGAACGCCATCCCGAAGCTGTCGTCGAAGCCCATCGCCTCGCCGGTGCTCCGCATCTCGGGCCCCAGCACCGTGTCGCCCTCCAGCTTGTTGAAGGGGAATACGGATTCCTTTACCGCCACCCCGCCGACAGGAATCTCCTCCGGCAGGTGGAAGTCTGCCAGCCGCTCGCCGCCCATCAGCCGCGCGGCGATGCGGGCGAGGGGCACGCCCGTGGCCTTGCTCACGAACGGCACCGTCCGCGAGGCGCGCGGGTTCACCTCGATCACGTACACCTCGCCCTCGAAGACGGCGTACTGCACGTTGATCAATCCGACGACGCCCAGCTCCAGCGCGAACCGGCGCGTGCTTTCGCGCATCTGCTCGATGTGGCGGTCCTCGAGCAGGTACGGCGGCAGCACCTGCGCGCTGTCGCCCGAGTGGATGCCGGCCTCCTCGATGTGCTGCATCACCCCGCCGATCACCACCGTTTCGCCATCGCACAGGGCGTCGACGTCGGCTTCGAAGGCGTCTTCCAGGAAGCGGTCGATCAGCACGGGGCGCTCGTGGCTGACGCTGGCGGCCGTCGCAAAGTAGTGGCGCAGCTGCGGCTCGTCGTACACGATCACCATCCCCCGCCCTCCCAGCACGTAGCTGGGGCGCACGAGCACGGGATAGCCGACGCGCCCCGCGATCTCCGCCGCCTGCTCCATGCTGGTCGCCAGGCCGTTCGGCGGCTGGCGGATTCCGAGCGAGCGGGCCAGCTCCTCGAAGCGCTCCCGGTCTTCCGCGCGGTCGATGGCCTCCACCGGCGTGCCGAGGATGGGAACGCCCAGCCGGTCCAGCGGCTGCGCCAGCTTCAGCGGCGTCTGCCCGCCCAGCTGCACGATGACCCCCTCGGGTTGCTCCAGGCGGACGATCTCGAGAACGTCTTCCAGCGTCAGCGGCTCGAAGTACAGCTTGTCGCTGATGTCGAAGTCGGTGGAGTTCGTCTCCGGGTTGGAGTTGACCATCACCGTCTCGAAACCCGCCTCGCGCAGCGCCAGCGCGGCCTGCACGCAGCAGTAGTCGAACTCCACCCCCTGGCCGATGCGGATGGGCCCGGAGCCCAGGATGACCACCGTGTGCCGGTCGGACGGCTCGGACTCGTTCTCCTCGCCGTACGTCGAGTACAGGTACGGCGTGGTGGCGGGAAACTCACCCGCGCAGGTATCCACCCGGTTGTAGACGGGGTGCAGCTTCATCCCCCAGCGGCGCTCGCGGACGGCGTCCTCCGTTTCGCCGCGGATGCGCGCCAGCTGCACGTCGCTGAAGCCCAGCTTCTTCATCCGCTGCAGCGCGTCGCGGTCCACCTCGCCCAGCCCGGCGTACTCGCGCTCGGCCTGCACCAGCTGCTCGAGCTGCGCGATGAACCAGGGGTCGATGAAGGTGAGCTCCGCGACCTCGTCGACGGTGAAGCCGGCCTCCAGGGCTCGCTTGAGCTGGTAGTAGCGCTCGGGCGTCGGGCGGCGCAGGGCGCGGCGCAGCGTCTCGGCCTCGTCGTCGTCCAGGCGGTCTTCCTTGAGCGTGCTGGTTTCCCAGCCGCCGCGGCCCACTTCCAGCGCGCGGATGGCCTTTTGCCACGCCATCTTGAAGGTGCGCCCGATGGCCATCGACTCGCCGACGGCCTTCATCTGCACGCCCAGCGTGGCGTCGGCCTTGGGGAACTTTTCGAAGGCGAAGCGCGGGAACTTTACGACCACGTAGTCCAGCACCGGCTCGAACGACGCCGGCGTGCACGCGGTGATGGCGTTGGGCAGTTCATCCAGCGTGTAGCCCACGGCCAGCTTGGCGCCGATGCGGGCGATGGGGTAGCCCGTGGCCTTGGACGCCAGCGCGGACGACCGCGACACGCGCGGGTTCATCTCCACGATCAGCATTTCGCCGTTCGCGGGGTTCAGCGCGAACTGCACGTTGCAGCCGCCCGCCTCCACGCCGATCTCGCGAATGATGGCGATGGCCGCGTCGCGCATCTTCTGGTACTCCACGTCCGACAGCGTCTGCGCCGGCGCCACGGTGACGCTGTCGCCCGTGTGCACGCCCATGGCATCGACGTTCTCGATGGAGCAGATGATGACGACGTTGTCGGCCCCGTCGCGCATCACCTCCAGCTCGAACTCCTTCCAGCCGATCACCGACAGGTCGATCAGCACCTCGTGCACGGGCGATAGCTCCAGCCCGTGGCGCACCTGCTCCTCGAACTCCTCGCGGTTGTACGCGATCCCGCCGCCGGTGCCGCCCAGGGTGAACGACGGGCGGATGATGGCCGGATAGCCCGTGTCGTCCACGATGCGC from the Longimicrobium sp. genome contains:
- the carB gene encoding carbamoyl-phosphate synthase large subunit; amino-acid sequence: ANARAIRMAEDRSEFAKAMDRIGLKVPHGGFARSLDDAWRIVDDTGYPAIIRPSFTLGGTGGGIAYNREEFEEQVRHGLELSPVHEVLIDLSVIGWKEFELEVMRDGADNVVIICSIENVDAMGVHTGDSVTVAPAQTLSDVEYQKMRDAAIAIIREIGVEAGGCNVQFALNPANGEMLIVEMNPRVSRSSALASKATGYPIARIGAKLAVGYTLDELPNAITACTPASFEPVLDYVVVKFPRFAFEKFPKADATLGVQMKAVGESMAIGRTFKMAWQKAIRALEVGRGGWETSTLKEDRLDDDEAETLRRALRRPTPERYYQLKRALEAGFTVDEVAELTFIDPWFIAQLEQLVQAEREYAGLGEVDRDALQRMKKLGFSDVQLARIRGETEDAVRERRWGMKLHPVYNRVDTCAGEFPATTPYLYSTYGEENESEPSDRHTVVILGSGPIRIGQGVEFDYCCVQAALALREAGFETVMVNSNPETNSTDFDISDKLYFEPLTLEDVLEIVRLEQPEGVIVQLGGQTPLKLAQPLDRLGVPILGTPVEAIDRAEDRERFEELARSLGIRQPPNGLATSMEQAAEIAGRVGYPVLVRPSYVLGGRGMVIVYDEPQLRHYFATAASVSHERPVLIDRFLEDAFEADVDALCDGETVVIGGVMQHIEEAGIHSGDSAQVLPPYLLEDRHIEQMRESTRRFALELGVVGLINVQYAVFEGEVYVIEVNPRASRTVPFVSKATGVPLARIAARLMGGERLADFHLPEEIPVGGVAVKESVFPFNKLEGDTVLGPEMRSTGEAMGFDDSFGMAFAKAQISAGMELPSGGNVIITVNDRDKRTVTPIARRLHDMGFRIQGTGGTAKYLRQRGIPCDAIFKVNEGRPNMADHIISGSVALLINTPLGKQSQYDDYAARRAAITYKVPYITTMSAAEAAVDAISALRSRTREVRSIQERTGHLVGGGAPAGG